The Siniperca chuatsi isolate FFG_IHB_CAS linkage group LG2, ASM2008510v1, whole genome shotgun sequence genome window below encodes:
- the abhd14b gene encoding protein ABHD14B, with amino-acid sequence MSAVKMTEGSVQVESCKAPLFYRQSEPATREVRMSVLLLHGIRFSSENWLNIGTLDTLAKAGCRAVAIDLPGLGRSKSAEAPAAVGELAPAGFLKEVCEQLSLSPVVVISPSLSGMYSLPFLLQHQALIRAYIPVAPICTDKFTAEQYQSVKVPSLIIYGDQDTQLGEMSLGSLNNLANHSVVVMKGAGHPCYLDDPDTWHKALTDFLHTL; translated from the exons ATGTCAGCCGTTAAGATGACAGAGGGGAGTGTGCAGGTGGAGAGCTGCAAAGCGCCGCTGTTTTACAGACAAAGTGAACCTGCCACAAGGGAAGTGAGGATGTCGGTTTTACTCCTTCACGGCATCCGTTTCTCATCAGAAAACTGGCTCAACATCGGCACTCTGGACACTCTAGCCAAAGCAGGCTGCCGTGCAGTCGCCATCGACCTGCCAG GACTCGGCCGGTCTAAGTCAGCCGAGGCCCCGGCAGCGGTTGGAGAACTGGCCCCTGCAGGTTTCCTGAAAGAGGTGTGTGAGCAGCTAAGCCTGAGCCCGGTGGTGGTGATCAGCCCGTCTCTCAGTGGGATGTActccctccctttcctcctccaGCACCAGGCTCTGATACGAGCCTACATCCCTGTAGCGCCCATCTGCACCGACAAATTCACAGCAGAGCAGTACCAGAGCGTAAAG GTCCCATCGCTGATCATTTACGGTGACCAGGACACTCAGCTCGGAGAAATGTCACTCGGCAGCCTGAACAATCTGGCCAATCACAGCGTGGTGGTGATGAAAGGAGCGGGTCACCCCTGTTACCTGGATGATCCGGACACTTGGCACAAAGCTCTCACAGACTTCCTTCATACACTGTGA
- the mst1 gene encoding hepatocyte growth factor-like protein isoform X1 yields the protein MKLLLYCILLTVGLATGSRSPLNDFQRSEGRELVPTSWNSARVLLLPGLSLEDCATRCSQSLDCRAFNYETRPTVTCKHLPWVGDGSNAEVKRNVNCDLYEKKVYVRKCIVGKGEDYRGKVFTTKSGLTCQQWWSKFPHDHRWTPTATNGLELNYCRNPDGDRIGPWCYTTDPERRYESCYIPQCKDEVCITCNGEDYRGQVDHTVSGRECQRWDQQNPHQHIYQPEKYPDKSLDDNYCRNPDASPVPWCYTTDPEVERENCEISKCTEVRVEKRQRSSFTTNCFRGRGEDYRGKVNETTSGIPCQRWDAQYPHEHPFYPNTYECKGLEENYCRNPDGSEAPWCFTSVPEMRTALCLQIKRCADDIEAEDCYQENGKNYKGMVRKTRKGITCQKWNVNTPHRTRINPKTHPEANLTENYCRNPDGDQHGPWCYTTDPKTEFDYCAIKQCAGEKSPMTEPVAELSEFSECGKREDRFQVSRLRIVNGIPGNSPWTVSLRDRKGNHFCGGSLVNPRWVISTKQCFSSCYVDLPGYSAMMGTLFRDPQEGESGVQTIPLTKIVCGPSESQLVMLQLESPAQFNERVSQICLPPERYIVAEGTNCEIAGWGETRGTGDETVLNVAQIPVLSNKECNKYFRGRVRENEMCTSSFQGGVGACERDYGGPLACKSMDCWVLEGVIIPMRRCGHPGQPNIFIRVSVYVDWIKKVMEMA from the exons ATGAAGCTGTTGCTGTATTGTATTCTCCTGACAGTCGGACTGGCTACTG GCTCCCGCAGTCCACTGAATGACTTCCAGCGCTCTGAGGGTAGAGAGCTGGTTCCCACCTCCTGGAACTCAGCTCGAGTGTTGCTGTTGCCGGGCCTGAGCCTGGAGGACTGTGCCACACGCTGCTCACAGTCTCTGGACTGCAG AGCGTTCAACTACGAGACACGTCCGACTGTCACCTGTAAACATCTGCCCTGGGTGGGCGATGGGAGCAATGCAGAGGTGAAGAGAAACGTCAACTGTGACCTTTATGAGAAGAAGG tctATGTCAGAAAGTGCATCGTGGGTAAAGGAGAAGACTACCGAGGGAAAGTCTTCACCACAAAAAGCGGGCTCACCTGCCAACAGTGGTGGTCTAAGTTTCCTCATGATCACAG GTGGACTCCCACAGCTACTAATGGTCTGGAGTTGAACTACTGCAGGAATCCAGATGGGGATCGTATCGGTCCGTGGTGCTACACCACTGACCCTGAGAGGCGTTATGAAAGCTGCTACATCCCCCAGTGCAAAGATG AGGTATGTATCACATGTAATGGAGAAGACTACAGAGGGCAGGTTGACCACACTGTGAGTGGCAGAGAGTGTCAGAGATGGGACCAGCAGAACCCTCACCAACACATCTACCAGCCTGAAAA GTATCCTGATAAGAGTTTAGATGATAACTACTGCCGTAACCCTGATGCCTCTCCAGTGCCCTGGTGTTACACCACAGACCctgaggtggagagagagaactgTGAGATCAGCAAGTGCA CTGAGGTGCGGGTTGAGAAACGCCAGCGCTCCAGCTTCACGACCAACTGTTTCCGTGGCCGTGGGGAGGATTATCGTGGTAAAGTCAACGAGACAACATCAGGTATCCCCTGTCAGCGGTGGGATGCCCAATACCCTCATGAGCATCCCTTCTACCCAAATACATATGAATGCAA AGGTTTAGAGGAGAACTACTGTCGTAACCCAGATGGGTCGGAGGCTCCCTGGTGCTTCACATCTGTGCCAGAGATGAGGACTGCTCTCTGCTTACAGATCAAACGCTGTGCAGACGACATAGAGGCTGAag attgcTACCAAGAAAATGGGAAAAACTACAAAGGCATGGTCCGCAAAACTCGTAAGGGGATCACCTGCCAGAAATGGAACGTTAACACACCTCACCGGACCAG GATAAACCCAAAGACGCATCCTGAGGCCAATCTGACAGAGAACTACTGTCGTAACCCAGATGGGGACCAGCACGGACCCTGGTGCTACACCACCGACCCCAAAACTGAGTTTGACTACTGTGCCATCAAACAGTGTG CTGGAGAGAAATCGCCTATGACTGAACCAGTAG CAGAGCTCAGTGAGTTTAGTGAGTGCGGGAAGAGAGAGGACCGCTTCCAGGTTTCCAGGTTGCGTATCGTGAATGGGATTCCCGGGAACTCGCCATGGACAGTGAGCCTCAGAGACAG GAAAGGAAACCATTTCTGTGGAGGATCCCTGGTAAACCCCAGATGGGTGATCAGCACCAAGCAGTGTTTCTCCTCCtg CTATGTGGACCTGCCCGGGTACTCGGCCATGATGGGAACACTGTTTCGTGATCCACAAGAAGGAGAGTCTGGTGTGCAAACCATCCCGCTTACCAAGATCGTCTGTGGACCCTCAGAGTCTCAGCTGGTCATGCTACAACTGGAATC TCCTGCCCAGTTTAATGAGCGTGTCTCTCAGATCTGCCTCCCTCCTGAGCGCTACATTGTAGCTGAGGGGACGAACTGTGAGATCGCAGGATGGGGTGAAACGAGAG GGACTGGAGATGAGACCGTCCTCAATGTGGCCCAAATACCAGTTCTTAGTAACAAGGAATGCAACAAATACTTCAGAGGTCGTGTTCGCGAGAATGAGATGTGCACGAGCTCATTCCAGGGCGGGGTAGGCGCCTGTGAG agagACTACGGCGGTCCTCTGGCGTGTAAGAGCATGGACTGCTGGGTACTCGAGGGTGTGATCATCCCCATGAGGCGCTGCGGACACCCGGGGCAGCCCAACATCTTCATCCGTGTCTCTGTTTACGTGGACTGGATCAAGAAGGTCATGGAGATGGCTTAG
- the mst1 gene encoding hepatocyte growth factor-like protein isoform X2, producing the protein MKLLLYCILLTVGLATGSRSPLNDFQRSEGRELVPTSWNSARVLLLPGLSLEDCATRCSQSLDCRAFNYETRPTVTCKHLPWVGDGSNAEVKRNVNCDLYEKKVYVRKCIVGKGEDYRGKVFTTKSGLTCQQWWSKFPHDHRWTPTATNGLELNYCRNPDGDRIGPWCYTTDPERRYESCYIPQCKDEVCITCNGEDYRGQVDHTVSGRECQRWDQQNPHQHIYQPEKYPDKSLDDNYCRNPDASPVPWCYTTDPEVERENCEISKCTEVRVEKRQRSSFTTNCFRGRGEDYRGKVNETTSGIPCQRWDAQYPHEHPFYPNTYECKGLEENYCRNPDGSEAPWCFTSVPEMRTALCLQIKRCADDIEAEDCYQENGKNYKGMVRKTRKGITCQKWNVNTPHRTRINPKTHPEANLTENYCRNPDGDQHGPWCYTTDPKTEFDYCAIKQCAGEKSPMTEPVELSEFSECGKREDRFQVSRLRIVNGIPGNSPWTVSLRDRKGNHFCGGSLVNPRWVISTKQCFSSCYVDLPGYSAMMGTLFRDPQEGESGVQTIPLTKIVCGPSESQLVMLQLESPAQFNERVSQICLPPERYIVAEGTNCEIAGWGETRGTGDETVLNVAQIPVLSNKECNKYFRGRVRENEMCTSSFQGGVGACERDYGGPLACKSMDCWVLEGVIIPMRRCGHPGQPNIFIRVSVYVDWIKKVMEMA; encoded by the exons ATGAAGCTGTTGCTGTATTGTATTCTCCTGACAGTCGGACTGGCTACTG GCTCCCGCAGTCCACTGAATGACTTCCAGCGCTCTGAGGGTAGAGAGCTGGTTCCCACCTCCTGGAACTCAGCTCGAGTGTTGCTGTTGCCGGGCCTGAGCCTGGAGGACTGTGCCACACGCTGCTCACAGTCTCTGGACTGCAG AGCGTTCAACTACGAGACACGTCCGACTGTCACCTGTAAACATCTGCCCTGGGTGGGCGATGGGAGCAATGCAGAGGTGAAGAGAAACGTCAACTGTGACCTTTATGAGAAGAAGG tctATGTCAGAAAGTGCATCGTGGGTAAAGGAGAAGACTACCGAGGGAAAGTCTTCACCACAAAAAGCGGGCTCACCTGCCAACAGTGGTGGTCTAAGTTTCCTCATGATCACAG GTGGACTCCCACAGCTACTAATGGTCTGGAGTTGAACTACTGCAGGAATCCAGATGGGGATCGTATCGGTCCGTGGTGCTACACCACTGACCCTGAGAGGCGTTATGAAAGCTGCTACATCCCCCAGTGCAAAGATG AGGTATGTATCACATGTAATGGAGAAGACTACAGAGGGCAGGTTGACCACACTGTGAGTGGCAGAGAGTGTCAGAGATGGGACCAGCAGAACCCTCACCAACACATCTACCAGCCTGAAAA GTATCCTGATAAGAGTTTAGATGATAACTACTGCCGTAACCCTGATGCCTCTCCAGTGCCCTGGTGTTACACCACAGACCctgaggtggagagagagaactgTGAGATCAGCAAGTGCA CTGAGGTGCGGGTTGAGAAACGCCAGCGCTCCAGCTTCACGACCAACTGTTTCCGTGGCCGTGGGGAGGATTATCGTGGTAAAGTCAACGAGACAACATCAGGTATCCCCTGTCAGCGGTGGGATGCCCAATACCCTCATGAGCATCCCTTCTACCCAAATACATATGAATGCAA AGGTTTAGAGGAGAACTACTGTCGTAACCCAGATGGGTCGGAGGCTCCCTGGTGCTTCACATCTGTGCCAGAGATGAGGACTGCTCTCTGCTTACAGATCAAACGCTGTGCAGACGACATAGAGGCTGAag attgcTACCAAGAAAATGGGAAAAACTACAAAGGCATGGTCCGCAAAACTCGTAAGGGGATCACCTGCCAGAAATGGAACGTTAACACACCTCACCGGACCAG GATAAACCCAAAGACGCATCCTGAGGCCAATCTGACAGAGAACTACTGTCGTAACCCAGATGGGGACCAGCACGGACCCTGGTGCTACACCACCGACCCCAAAACTGAGTTTGACTACTGTGCCATCAAACAGTGTG CTGGAGAGAAATCGCCTATGACTGAACCAGTAG AGCTCAGTGAGTTTAGTGAGTGCGGGAAGAGAGAGGACCGCTTCCAGGTTTCCAGGTTGCGTATCGTGAATGGGATTCCCGGGAACTCGCCATGGACAGTGAGCCTCAGAGACAG GAAAGGAAACCATTTCTGTGGAGGATCCCTGGTAAACCCCAGATGGGTGATCAGCACCAAGCAGTGTTTCTCCTCCtg CTATGTGGACCTGCCCGGGTACTCGGCCATGATGGGAACACTGTTTCGTGATCCACAAGAAGGAGAGTCTGGTGTGCAAACCATCCCGCTTACCAAGATCGTCTGTGGACCCTCAGAGTCTCAGCTGGTCATGCTACAACTGGAATC TCCTGCCCAGTTTAATGAGCGTGTCTCTCAGATCTGCCTCCCTCCTGAGCGCTACATTGTAGCTGAGGGGACGAACTGTGAGATCGCAGGATGGGGTGAAACGAGAG GGACTGGAGATGAGACCGTCCTCAATGTGGCCCAAATACCAGTTCTTAGTAACAAGGAATGCAACAAATACTTCAGAGGTCGTGTTCGCGAGAATGAGATGTGCACGAGCTCATTCCAGGGCGGGGTAGGCGCCTGTGAG agagACTACGGCGGTCCTCTGGCGTGTAAGAGCATGGACTGCTGGGTACTCGAGGGTGTGATCATCCCCATGAGGCGCTGCGGACACCCGGGGCAGCCCAACATCTTCATCCGTGTCTCTGTTTACGTGGACTGGATCAAGAAGGTCATGGAGATGGCTTAG